TTAAAAAATTATATTTATTGTCCAAGAATTATTTATTTTAAAAATTTACATAAATTTTCAGAACCTTTAAAAAATAATTCATTAGTTCAAGAAGGAAGCGATTTACATAAAAAAAGATTTAAATATAAAAATTACTTAAAAAAAATATTTAAAGAATTTGAATTTAATAAAAAAGAAGTAAAAATCTATGATAAAAATATGGATATTTGTGGAGTAGTAGACGAAATATTTTTTTCTTCTAAAGAAGCTGTACCAGTGGAATATAAATTTTCAAATTACACAGGTGAGATTTATGAAACAAATTTAA
This genomic stretch from Candidatus Cetobacterium colombiensis harbors:
- the cas4 gene encoding CRISPR-associated protein Cas4, encoding MLTVTDLKNYIYCPRIIYFKNLHKFSEPLKNNSLVQEGSDLHKKRFKYKNYLKKIFKEFEFNKKEVKIYDKNMDICGVVDEIFFSSKEAVPVEYKFSNYTGEIYETNLIQLTLYALLIKKTYNINVLRGYIIYTRNEVKCIEVIFEDMDFVNCLDNIKKLRENFLQEYIPELNENIEKCNSCYFKKICIL